CGGCTACGACACGTTCAAGCGCATCGTCGACGTGTTCTACCGCGAGGTCGCCCTCGACCCGGTGCTCAAGCCGATGTACCCCGAGGAGGACCTGGGGCCGGCCGCCGAGCGGCTCACCCTGTTCCTCATCCAGTACTGGGGCGGGCCCACGACCTACAGTGAACGACGCGGACATCCTCGCCTGCGCATGCGGCACGTGCCCTTCCATGTGGACCCCGATGCCCGCGACCGGTGGCTGGCGCACATGCGCACCGCCCTCGACGAGGCGCAGCTCTCCCCCCTGCACGACGCCACGTTCTGGGACTACCTGCAGCGTGCCGCGCACTCGCTCGTGAACACCTTCGAGCCCAGTCCCGGCGTCGGACCGGCGCAGCAGCAGCGGCCCGATCTCGGACTCACCTCCTGAACCTGACCGCCTGAACCTCAGCACCTCGACCTCAGCACCTCGCATCGTCGACGAAGGAGTCGCCATGGCATCCCGCACCCACGACACGGACGTGCTGGTGATCGGATGGGGCCTGTCCGGCCTCGTCGCGGCCGCCGAGGCGCTGCACGCCGGGCGGCGCGTGACGATCATCGACCAGGAGCCGCGGGTCAATCTCGGCGGACAGGCCTGGTGGTCGTTCGGCGGGCTGTTCCTCGTCGACTCCCCCGAGCAGCGGCGGATGGGCATCCGTGACTCTCTCGAGCTGGCCACGCAGGACTGGTTCGGCAACGCGGGCTTCGATCGCCCTGAGGATGCCTGGCCGCGCCGCTGGGCGGAGGCGTACCTCGACTTCGCCGCGGGTGAGAAGCGCAGCTGGCTGCGCGAGCTCGGCGTGGGGCTCTTCCCCGTCGTCGGCTGGGCCGAACGAGGCGGCGGCGGGGCGATCGGTCCGGGCAACTCGGTGCCCCGCTTCCACATCGTGTGGGGCACGGGGCCCGGCATCGTGGCGCCGTTCGCCGCGACGGTGCAGGACGGCGAGGCGCAGGGCCGGGTGACGATCCTCCCCCGGCATCGCGTCACCGAGCTCATCGCCGGATCCGGAGCGGTCACCGGCGCCCGCGGAGAGGTGCTGGCCGCCAGCGATTCCGCCCGCGGCGCGGTGTCGTCGCGGGAGCGCGTCGGCGAGTTCGAGATCCGGGCGGGTGCGACGATCATCGCCTCGGGTGGAATCGGCGGCAATCACGACCTCGTGCGGGCCGCCTGGCCGAAGCGCCTGGGCACGCCGCCCGGGCACATGCTCTCCGGCGTTCCCGCATACGTCGACGGCTCGATGCACGCCGTCTCGGCATCCGCCGGTGCCGGCCTGATCAACGGCGACCGGATGTGGCACTACGTCGAGGGGATCACCGGCTGGGATCCGGTGTGGCCCGCGCACGGCATCCGCATCCTCCCCGGCCCGTCGTCGCTGTGGCTGGATGCCACCGGCCGCCGCCTGCCCGTGCCGCTGTACCCCGGGTTCGACACGCTCGGCACCCTCTCGCACCTGCGCGCGACGGGCCACGATCACTCGTGGTTCGTCACCTCACTGAAGATCGTCGAGAAGGAGTTCGCGCTCTCGGGCAGTGAGCAGAACCCCGACCTCACCGATCGCGATCTGAAGCTGCTCGTGAGGTCACGGCTCGCCAAGGGGCCCACCGGTCCGGTTCAGGCCTTCCTCGACGAGGGTGAGGACTTCGTCGTCGAGGACGATCTCGAGACGCTCCTGGCCGGGATGCGGCGGATGCCGGGCGGTGAGCTGCTCGACCCGCAGCGGGTGCGCGACGAGGTCGTCGCCCGTGACCGCGAGGTCGGCAACGAGTTCACCAAGGACGCGCAGCTCGCGATGCTGCGCTCGATGCGCGCCTACCGGGGCGACCGGCTGATCCGCACCGCCTCGCCGCACCGGCTGCAGGATCCGGCAGCCGGCCCGATGATCGCCGTGAAGCTGCACGTGCTCACCCGCAAATCGCTCGGCGGGATCCACACCGACCTCGATGCGCGGGTGCTGGATGCCGCAGGCGACGTGATCCCCGGCCTGTATGCGGCAGGCGAGGCCAGCGGCTTCGGAGGCGGCGGGGTGCACGGGTACCGGGCACTGGAGGGCACGTTCCTGGGTGGCTGCCTGTTCTCGGGTCGTCGCGCGGGCCGGGCGGCTGCACGCTGAACCCGCGTTGATCGCTCAGTCCTGATCGGGGGACGCCGGCCCCGTCGACCGCACGGCGGTGAGACCGACCACGGCAGGACCGCGGCTGAGCACATGGCCGCGCTGGAAGGCCAGCCGTGTCCAGCGCCCGGATGCGGTGACCCGCACCTGCTCGGCACCGGCGATGAACCCGAACGCGTGCGCGGCGAAGGCGACGCCGCGCGGCAGGCCGAGCAGGTCTTCGTCGGGCTCGCCCCAGATCCTGGCACGCAGGGCCCGCACGGCCTCCTCGCCGGCGCCGTCCGGGCTGCCGTGGGCGACCGCCGAGATGCCCCACTGGGCGCGCTCCGCGATCAGCTGGGCGGTGAGGTCGCCGGCGTGCTGCCAGCCGCCACGAGGCGGGGCGATGCCGGCCCACGCCGGGGAGAGCGCCGTATCGGGCAGGCTCAGCTGCGCGGGTTCGTCGGTCTCGCCCAGACGCTCGACCACGAGGTCGCAGCTCAGTTCGGGATCGGTGCGGACGATCCGCATGGCGAGGATCGTCGGCGTCTGATCGAACAGCCCCTGCGGGGCGAGCGCGGCGGCCGAGAGGGCGAGCACGCCGTCGGCGGCCTGCAGTCGCACTCCGTCGGCCCCGGCGGTGGCGGCGCGTCCGGCGAAGGTCAGCACATCGCGCGCAGTGGGCGCGTCGGCGAGAACAAGAGGTCTGGTCACTCCTTCTAAACTAGCCTGATGATCACCGAGGAGACTGCCCGTCGATCCGTCGCCAGCCTTCTCGGCGTCCTCGATCTCGACGCGCCGGGGGCCCGCACCACCGAGGACATCTTCACCGGCGCCTCGCATCCGATGCCCACCGGCCGCGTCTACGGCGGCCAGGTGCTCGCGCAGTCGCTGATCGCCGCCGAGCGCACCCTGCCCGAGGACCGCGTCGTCCACTCGATGCACGGCTACTTCCTGCGGCCGGGTGACGCCGCACAGGACATCACCTTCGCCGTCGAGCGCATCCACGACGGCCGCTCGTTCTCCACCCGCCGCTCCCAGGCCTACCAGGGCGGGGTTCCGATCTTCTCGATGATCGCGTCGTATCAGGACGAGGATCCCGGCGTCGACCACGCGGCGCCGATGCCCGACGGCATCCCGGATCCCGAGGACGTCCCCTCGGACGACGACCTGATCGGTGTGGTGCATCCGATCACCGGCCGGATGCTCTCCGAGCGCCCGGTGGACATCCGGCACGTGTCGGGTCCCCTCTTCCTGGAAGTCGACGGCGAGCAGGTCGCCCAGCAGGCCGTCTGGATGCGCATGCGCGCGCCGATGCCGGACGACCCGCGTCTGCATCGTGCCGCGCTGGCGTACCTGAGCGACATGACGATCCAGGAATCGATCCTGCGTCGTCACGGGATCACCTGGCAGACACCGGGGCTGAAGGTCGCGAGCCTCGACCATGCGATGTGGTGGCACCGCTTCGGCCGCGTCGACGAGTGGCTGCTGTACGCGCAGGAGTCGCCGACCGCGCGCGGCGGACGCGGGCTCGCCCAGGGACGCATCTTCACGCGCGACGGCGCGCTGATCGCGACCGTCGCCCAGGAGATCATGGTGCGCGTCCCGCAGCAGTGAGCCGCGCTGAGAACCGCCCCGGGTGCTCCTGTCGGTGCGCCCGTCAGTGGCGCCGGTAGGTCAGCGGCTCACCGAGAAGGGGCTCCCACGCCTCGCGCATCTCCGGTGTGAGGCGCACGGGGCGCCCGGATGCCGCATCCACGAGCACGATCACGGTCGTGGCGCGCGCGTAGAGGGTGCGGTGCCCGCTGGCGGGATCGCTGCACACCTCATAGCAGACGTCGATGCTCGAGCCGCCGAGCTTGCCGAACCACATCTGGATGTCGAGCGGATGCCGCTGGTACGGCACCGGTGCGAGGTACTCGATCTCCTGCCGCGCGATGAGCGTGAGCATCCCGTGCGAGAGGCCGGAGTCGAGGATCGCCGTCTCAGGCCCCTGCTCCCCCGGTGCCGGCCGCCAGAACGCCCGCACGCGCGCCTCTTCGAGAAGCTTGAGCATGGCGGTGTTGTTGACGTGGTTGAACGCGTCGAGATCGCCCCAGCGCAGCTGGATCGGGATGTGCAGGCGGCCGTCGTCCAGCACGCGCTCCAGCGAAGATGCCGACATCGTCATGGCCTCCTGTGAAGAGGGGCGCCCCGCTCCTGACCGCGCGAAGCGACGTCCGGAGCGGGGCGCGGGATCAGTCGCGCGTGAGCTTGCGGTGGGTGGTGCGGTGCGGGCGAGCCGCCTCCGGGCCCATGCGCTCGATCTTGTTCTTCTCGTAGGACTCGAAGTTGCCCTCGAACCAGTGCCACTGCGAGGGGTTCTCGTCGGTGCCCTCGTAGGCGAGGATGTGCGTGGCGATGCGGTCGAGGAACCACCGGTCGTGGGTGATGACCACGGCGCAGCCGGGGAACTCGAGCAGCGCGTTCTCGAGCGAGCTGAGCGTCTCGATGTCGAGGTCGTTGGTGGGCTCGTCGAGCAGCAGCAGGTTGCCGCCCTCCTTGAGGGTGAGGGCGAGGTTCAGCCGGTTGCGCTCACCACCGGAGAGCACGCCGGCCTTCTTCTGCTGGTCGGGTCCCTTGAAGCCGAACTTCGACACGTAGGCGCGCGAGGGGATCTCGGTCTTGCCCACCGTGATGAAGTCGAGTCCGTCCGAGACGACCTCCCAGAGGTTCTTGTCGGGGTCGATGTTCGCGCGCGACTGGTCGACGTAGCTGATCTTGACGGTCTCGCCGATCTTCAGCTCGCCGCCGTCGAGCGGCTCCAGGCCGACGATCGTCTTGAACAGCGTGGTCTTGCCGACGCCGTTGGGTCCGATGATGCCGACGATGCCGTTGGGCGGCAGGTTGAAGCTCAGCCCGTCGATGAGCACCCTGTCGCCGAAGCCCTTCTTGAGGTTCTTCGCGTCGATGACCACGTTGCCCAGTCGGGGTCCTGCGGGGATCTGGATCTCCTCGAAGTCGAGCTTCCTGGTGCGCTCGGCCTCGGCAGCCATCTCCTCGTAGCGGGCCAGACGGGCCTTCGACTTGGTCTGGCGGCCCTTGGCGCTGGAGCGAACCCACTCGAGCTCGTCCTTCAGTCGCTTGGCGAGCTTGGCGTCCTTCTTGCCCTGGATGTCGAGGCGCTCGGCCTTCTTCTCCAGGTAGGTGGAGTAGTTGCCCTCGTAGCCGATCAGGCGGCCGCGGTCGACCTCGGCGATCCACTCGGCAACGTTGTCGAGGAAGTACCGGTCGTGGGTGATCGCGATCACCGCGCCCTTGTACGCCTGCAGGTGCTGCTCGAGCCAGAGCACGCTCTCGGCGTCGAGGTGGTTGGTGGGCTCGTCGAGCAGCAGCAGGTCGGGCTTCTGCAGCAGCAGCTTCGCGAGCGCGACACGACGCTTCTCACCACCGGAGAGCGGGGCGATCTCGGCGTCGGCCGGCGGGGTGCGCAGCGCGTCCATGGCCTGATCGAGCTGCGAGTCGAGATCCCAGCCGTCTGCGGCGTCGATCTCCTCCTGCAGCACGCCCATCTCGGCCAGCAGCGAGTCGAAGTCGGCGTCGGGTTCGGCCATCAGCGCCGAGATCTCGTTGAAGCGGTCGAGCTTGGGCTTGATCGCGACGCCGTCCTGGATGTTCTCCAGCACGGTCTTGGTCTCGTCGAGCTCGGGCTCCTGCATGAGGATGCCGACGGAGAAGCCGGGGGTCAGCTTCGCCTCGCCGTTGGACGGCGTGTCCAGGCCCGCCATGATCTTGAGGATCGTCGACTTTCCGGCGCCGTTGGGGCCGACCATGCCGATCTTCGCTCCGGGCAGGAACGCCATGGTGACGTCGTCCAGGATGAGCTTGTCGCCCACCGCCTTGCGGGCTCGCACCATGGAATAGATGTACTCGGCCACGAAGCAGCTCTCCTTCTGTCAGCAGGCGGGCGGAACGGCTCCGGGGAGCCGACACACCAGCCTACCCGTCTTCGCGAGCGCGCTCGGCCCCGCCCGCACGCGGCCGGTTCACCAGTCGATAGGGCGGGTCTGGCCGATCAGGCATCGTCCCCCGGCGAGCTGCGGCATGACCTCGGTCACCGGTTCTCCGGTGGACGGCCCGACCTGGCCGATCAGGCACTCCGCGTCACTCCAGGCGAGGGAGAACTGCAGGCTCTCGACCGGGTTGCCGACGGTGGTGCGGTCGGCGGTGACCTGCATCCGCTGCTTGTCGAACCCCGCGGCGACCAGTGCGTCGATGTACGCACGACCCTCGGCCCTTGCCTCCGACTCCCAGACCTCGGCGGTCACCGCGGCGAACAGCGGCAGATTGTCGGATGCCGTGCCGCCCGGCACCAGCTCGGGCGGGCCCGCGGCTGCCCCTGACGATGCCGGCGAGCCCCTGACTGCGCCTGTGGCGGCGGCATCCGCTCCGGCATCCGCTCCCGTGCACGCGGCGAGAAGCCCCGTCAGCGCTGCCGATACGGCGATCGCCGCGACGATACGACCGCGCAGGCGGCCGGAGACGGATGACCCACGGAGCACGCTCAGCAGTCTAGGCGCAGCGCCACCGGCATCCGTCCCGGCGCCCGGCCGGGCTTCCCGCGAACCGTCACGCGTCGGCGAACTCCTCCCGGTTCGCGGTCGTCTCGAACTCGTCGTCCGCCGCAGGCACCTCGGGGTCGTGCAGGCCGGCGGCATCCCATGCCGTGCGGTGATCCTCGGGCACCTCGTCGCCGGCGGTGTCCTCGACCTGCGAAGGCGCGGTGGCTCCCCCGGGCCGCGCGCGGCGGACGAAGGCGCTGGTGCCACGGTTCAGGTCGTGCCCGATCGTGTCCGCGACGATGTCGGCGCTGACGCCCTTCTTGCCGTTCGCCTCCCACTCGCGGATCTTCAGCCGGCCGATGATCACGATCGGGTCGCCGCGGCGCAGCGACCCGTGCGCGTGCTCGGCGAGGTTGCCGTAGGCCGCGACCGCGTACCAGCTCGTGTCGCCGTCGACCCAGGCGCCGGTGCGCCGGTCGAAGTACCCCGACGACACCCCGACCCGGAAGTTCAGCACCGGTGTCCCACTGGTGGTGCGGCTTCGCGTCGGGTCGTTGCCGATGTTGCCGGTGACGGTCACGGTGTTCTGGTTGATGCTCATCCGTACTCCTCTGCTGGCCGGGACGTGCCCGGGTCCGTACAGAGTGCACGGCGGCATCCGACGCCGTGACGCGGATTCACGCGATCGGTGGAGAACTCCCGCTGATTGCGCGGCGGTGCAGGGGGAATGCCTAGGAGAGGTACTCGGTGAAGCGCGCGCGCACCTTGTTCACCTTCGGCACGGCCACCGCCAGGCAGTACCCCTGCGTCGGGTTCTTCGCGAAGAAGTCCTGGTGGTAGTCCTCGGCCGGGTGGAACTCGCCGAGCGGCTCCATGGTCGTCACCGGTTCGCCGTCCCAGAACGTCGCCGCCCGGGAGCGCGCCGTCTCGAACAGCTCGCGCTGCGCGTCGTCGGCCGGGAACATGGCGCTGCGGTACTGGGTGCCGATGTCGTTGCCCTGACGGTTCAGCTGCCGCGGGTCGTGCATGGTGAAGTACGCGTCGAGGATGACATCGGCGGGGATCACCTCAGGGTCGAACGTCACCGCCACCGCCTCGGCGTGGCCCGTCGTGCCCGTGCACACCTGCTCGTACGAGGGGTTCGGTGCCGTGCCGCCCGTATAACCCGAGACGACCGAGCTGACACCGCGAAGCGGACGATAGGCGGCATCCAGGCACCAGAAGCAGCCGCCGGCGAGCACGAAGGTTTCCATGCCTCCACGCTACGCCTCCCGGAGAGGACCCGGCTCGCAGCGAACGGCTTTCCGGGCACGCGCAGCTCGGCGTTCGAATAGCTCAGTGCACGAACAGCAGCAGCGCGGCCACGGCGATGAACAGGATGCCGAAGACGGTGTTCAGCACGCGCTGGCCGCGCACGTCGCGGGTGAAGCGGCGGAAAGGCTTGGCCGCGGCGGCGAAGAAGAACCACATGACCAGCACATCGACCACGATCACCGTGCCGATGAGGATGAGGTACTGCGGCAGCGGATCACGGTCGAGCCGCACGAACTGCGGGACGAAGGCGAGGAAGAACACGATCGCCTTCGGGTTGAGGATGTTGACCCAGAACCCGCGGCGGAAGATCGACCAGGCGTGCTCACGCGAGCGGGATCCCTCGATCGCGGCGTCGGGCTGCGGTCGGGCGAGGATCAGCCGCACCCCGAGATACACCAGGTAGGCGGCGCCCGCGTATCTGATGATCTCGAACAGCACCGGGGACTGCGCAACGAACAGGCCGACCCCGGCGGCGACGATGACGACGTGCACGATCAGTGCCGCCTGCTGGCCCAGCACGCCCCACAGCGAACGGCGCCAGCCCTGGCTGAGCGCATTGCTCATCGTGTTGATCGCCCCGGCTCCGGGAGTGAAGCTGATCACCACGCATGCCACGAGCAGCGAGAGCCATACCGTCCAGGTCACCAGCACAGTGTAGGGGCTTCCCGGCGGGCCCCCCGACCGGACGTCGGCGGCCCGTTCTACGGTGTGGTCATGACCACCCCAGCGCAGCTTCCGGACTGGCTCACCCGCGTCGGCGTCTTCGACCTGGAGACCACCGGAGTCGACGTCACGAGCGATCGCATCGTGACCGCCCATGTGGGCGTGCTCGACCGTCACGGACGCGAGATCGCCGCCAGGGACTGGCTCGCCGACCCCGGCATCGCGATCCCCGACGGCGCCACCGCGGTGCACGGTGTCACCACCGAGCACGCCCGCGCGCGCGGCCGGCCCGCCCACGAGGTCGTGGCAGAGGTCAGCTCGGCACTGCGGATGCTGTTCGCCCAGGGTATGCCGATCGTGGCATACAACGCCTCCTACGACTTCTCGCTGCTCGCGCACGAGGCCGCGCGGCACGGCATCCCGGTGCTCTCCGCACCGCAGCCGATCATCGATCCGCTGGTGATCGACAAGGCGTACGACCGGTACCGGCGCGGAAAGCGCACGCTGAGCGTCGTCGCCGAGCACTACGCCGTCCCGCTCGACGCCGCGCATGAGGCGTCGGCGGATGCCGTGGCCGCCGGCCGCGTCGCCCTGGCGCTCGCCAGGGCGTACCCGCTGCCCGGCACCGCCACCGAGCTGCACACGCAGCAGATCGGCTGGGCGCGCGATCAGGCCGCGAGCCTGACGGAGTACTTCATCAGCGTGGGGCGGCTCGACCCGCAGGAGACGCTCGACGGCAGCTGGCCGATCCGCACCTGATGGGGCCGGATGGCATCCGAATACGACGAAGGCCCCGCCGGAGCGGGGCCTTCGTGAGACGGCTTACTTGGAGCCGAAGTTCTTGAAGCGCTGGTTGAACTTCTCGACGCGACCGGCCGAGTCCATGATGCGCTGCTTGCCCGTGTAGAAGGGGTGCGAAGCCGAGGAGATCTCGACGTCGACGACGGGGTACTCCACACCGTCCAGCTCGATGGTCTTGTCGCTGGTGACGGTCGAACGGGTGAGGAACGTCTCGCCCGAGCCGAGGTCACGGAACACGACGGCCTGGTAGTCGGGGTGGATGTCAGTCTTCATGGGATTCCTTAAGTGGTGCCCTGGATTCTGCCAGGGGCGAGGGAAGTCTGCGGTGCGATTGCACCAAGGATCCAGTTTAGCACCTCTTGGTCGAGGCCCCGATCCGGCGTCCGATCAGGCGCCGGCCGCGCGCGCCGCGTAGCGGCCGCCGTCCGCCGTGAGCACGATCGGCATTCCGAACGCCTCGGTGAGCGCCTCGGCCGTGAGCGTCTCGGCGATCGGGCCCTGCGCGACAGCGCGGCCCTCGCGCAGCAGCAGCACATGGGTGAAGCCGACGGGGATCTCCTCGACGTGGTGGGTGACCATGACCATGGCCGGGGTCGAGGGCGAGGCGGCGTACCCGCTGAGCAGGTGCAGCAGCTCCTCGCGCGATCCGAGGTCGAGGCTCGCAGTCGGCTCGTCCAGCAGCAGCAGCTCGGGGTCGGTCATGACGGCGCGGGCGATCTGCACGCGCTTCTGCTCACCATCGCTGAGCGTGCCGAACAGCCGCTCGGCGAGGTGCTCGAGCTTCCAGTCGGCCAGCACCCGGCGCGCACGGCGCTCGTCGATGCCCTCGTAATCCTCGTTCCAGCGGCCCAGCACCGAGTACGCCGCGGTCATCACGGTGTTCAGCACCGTCTCATCGCGCGGGATGCGGCGGGCCATGGCCGAGGAGGCGAAGCCGATCCGCGGACGGATCTCGAACACGTCGGTGCGGCCCAGCTGCTCCCCCAGCACCGTGACGGTGCCCGAGGTCGGATGCATGAGCGTGTCAGCCATCTGCAGGAGCGTGGTCTTGCCCGCGCCGTTGGGGCCGAGCACGACCCAGCGCTGCTCTTCGGTGACCTGCCAGGTCACGTGATCGACGATGTTGCGCCCCTCACGGCGCACGACGACATCGGTGAGTTCCAGAGCGCTCGACATGCTGCCCAGCCTATCGGCTCAGGAGGTCAGCTCCTCGTACAGCGCGCGCGTGGTGTCGGCGATCGCATCCCAGCTGAAGTGCGACCGCGCACGCTCCCTCCCCGCGGCGCCGTACTCGGCGGCCCGCGCCGGGTCCCCTGTCACCTCGGCGAGCGTCCCGGCAAGATCCGAGACGAACCGCTCGGGGTCCACCGGGGTCCCGGTGCCGTCCTGCAGCTGCTCGATCGGCACGATCCGTCCGGTCACGCCGTCCTCGACGACCTCCGGGATGCCGCCGGTGCCGGTGCCGACCACCGCGGCGCCGCACGCCATGGCCTCGAGGTTGACGATGCCGAGCGGCTCGTACACCGACGGGCAGACGAAGGTGGTCGCCGCGGCGAGGATCGCCGAGAGCTCGTCGCGCGGCAGCATCCGTTCGATCCAGATGACCCCCTGCCTGGTCTGCTGCAGCAGCCGCACGAGCTCCTGCACCTCGGCCATGATCTCCGGAGTGTCCGGGGCACCTGCGCAGAGCACGAGCTGCACCTCGGGCGGCAGCTGCTGCGCGGCGCGCAGCAGGTACGGCAGGCCCTTCTGCCGGGTGATCCGGCCGACGAAGACCACCGAGGGCCGAGCCGGGTCCATCCCGATGCTGCGCAGGAGCTCCGGGTTCTCGACGGGGCGCCACCGCTCGACGTCGATGCCGTTGTGGATCACGCGCACCCGGGCGGGATCCACCTGCGGGTAGCTGCGCAGGATGTCGGCACGCATCCCTGCGCTGACGGCCACGATCGCGGCGGCGTTCTCGTAGGCGAGCTTCTCGAT
This is a stretch of genomic DNA from Microbacterium sp. YJN-G. It encodes these proteins:
- a CDS encoding exonuclease domain-containing protein encodes the protein MTTPAQLPDWLTRVGVFDLETTGVDVTSDRIVTAHVGVLDRHGREIAARDWLADPGIAIPDGATAVHGVTTEHARARGRPAHEVVAEVSSALRMLFAQGMPIVAYNASYDFSLLAHEAARHGIPVLSAPQPIIDPLVIDKAYDRYRRGKRTLSVVAEHYAVPLDAAHEASADAVAAGRVALALARAYPLPGTATELHTQQIGWARDQAASLTEYFISVGRLDPQETLDGSWPIRT
- a CDS encoding type B 50S ribosomal protein L31, encoding MKTDIHPDYQAVVFRDLGSGETFLTRSTVTSDKTIELDGVEYPVVDVEISSASHPFYTGKQRIMDSAGRVEKFNQRFKNFGSK
- a CDS encoding acyl-CoA thioesterase; protein product: MSASSLERVLDDGRLHIPIQLRWGDLDAFNHVNNTAMLKLLEEARVRAFWRPAPGEQGPETAILDSGLSHGMLTLIARQEIEYLAPVPYQRHPLDIQMWFGKLGGSSIDVCYEVCSDPASGHRTLYARATTVIVLVDAASGRPVRLTPEMREAWEPLLGEPLTYRRH
- a CDS encoding LysE family translocator, which gives rise to MTWTVWLSLLVACVVISFTPGAGAINTMSNALSQGWRRSLWGVLGQQAALIVHVVIVAAGVGLFVAQSPVLFEIIRYAGAAYLVYLGVRLILARPQPDAAIEGSRSREHAWSIFRRGFWVNILNPKAIVFFLAFVPQFVRLDRDPLPQYLILIGTVIVVDVLVMWFFFAAAAKPFRRFTRDVRGQRVLNTVFGILFIAVAALLLFVH
- a CDS encoding globin, with protein sequence MTFYDEIGGYDTFKRIVDVFYREVALDPVLKPMYPEEDLGPAAERLTLFLIQYWGGPTTYSERRGHPRLRMRHVPFHVDPDARDRWLAHMRTALDEAQLSPLHDATFWDYLQRAAHSLVNTFEPSPGVGPAQQQRPDLGLTS
- the msrA gene encoding peptide-methionine (S)-S-oxide reductase MsrA, which encodes METFVLAGGCFWCLDAAYRPLRGVSSVVSGYTGGTAPNPSYEQVCTGTTGHAEAVAVTFDPEVIPADVILDAYFTMHDPRQLNRQGNDIGTQYRSAMFPADDAQRELFETARSRAATFWDGEPVTTMEPLGEFHPAEDYHQDFFAKNPTQGYCLAVAVPKVNKVRARFTEYLS
- the glgA gene encoding glycogen synthase, which translates into the protein MRVDIITKEYPPEIYGGAGVHVAELVSALRRSIDVQVRAFGGERGEPGTHAYRTPDELTGANPAVQTLGTDLAMVGDVAGADVVHSHTWYANFAGHLAAQLHGIPHVLTAHSLEPLRPWKAEQLGGGYAVSSGIEKLAYENAAAIVAVSAGMRADILRSYPQVDPARVRVIHNGIDVERWRPVENPELLRSIGMDPARPSVVFVGRITRQKGLPYLLRAAQQLPPEVQLVLCAGAPDTPEIMAEVQELVRLLQQTRQGVIWIERMLPRDELSAILAAATTFVCPSVYEPLGIVNLEAMACGAAVVGTGTGGIPEVVEDGVTGRIVPIEQLQDGTGTPVDPERFVSDLAGTLAEVTGDPARAAEYGAAGRERARSHFSWDAIADTTRALYEELTS
- a CDS encoding acyl-CoA thioesterase codes for the protein MITEETARRSVASLLGVLDLDAPGARTTEDIFTGASHPMPTGRVYGGQVLAQSLIAAERTLPEDRVVHSMHGYFLRPGDAAQDITFAVERIHDGRSFSTRRSQAYQGGVPIFSMIASYQDEDPGVDHAAPMPDGIPDPEDVPSDDDLIGVVHPITGRMLSERPVDIRHVSGPLFLEVDGEQVAQQAVWMRMRAPMPDDPRLHRAALAYLSDMTIQESILRRHGITWQTPGLKVASLDHAMWWHRFGRVDEWLLYAQESPTARGGRGLAQGRIFTRDGALIATVAQEIMVRVPQQ
- a CDS encoding single-stranded DNA-binding protein → MSINQNTVTVTGNIGNDPTRSRTTSGTPVLNFRVGVSSGYFDRRTGAWVDGDTSWYAVAAYGNLAEHAHGSLRRGDPIVIIGRLKIREWEANGKKGVSADIVADTIGHDLNRGTSAFVRRARPGGATAPSQVEDTAGDEVPEDHRTAWDAAGLHDPEVPAADDEFETTANREEFADA
- the ettA gene encoding energy-dependent translational throttle protein EttA; translated protein: MAEYIYSMVRARKAVGDKLILDDVTMAFLPGAKIGMVGPNGAGKSTILKIMAGLDTPSNGEAKLTPGFSVGILMQEPELDETKTVLENIQDGVAIKPKLDRFNEISALMAEPDADFDSLLAEMGVLQEEIDAADGWDLDSQLDQAMDALRTPPADAEIAPLSGGEKRRVALAKLLLQKPDLLLLDEPTNHLDAESVLWLEQHLQAYKGAVIAITHDRYFLDNVAEWIAEVDRGRLIGYEGNYSTYLEKKAERLDIQGKKDAKLAKRLKDELEWVRSSAKGRQTKSKARLARYEEMAAEAERTRKLDFEEIQIPAGPRLGNVVIDAKNLKKGFGDRVLIDGLSFNLPPNGIVGIIGPNGVGKTTLFKTIVGLEPLDGGELKIGETVKISYVDQSRANIDPDKNLWEVVSDGLDFITVGKTEIPSRAYVSKFGFKGPDQQKKAGVLSGGERNRLNLALTLKEGGNLLLLDEPTNDLDIETLSSLENALLEFPGCAVVITHDRWFLDRIATHILAYEGTDENPSQWHWFEGNFESYEKNKIERMGPEAARPHRTTHRKLTRD
- a CDS encoding DUF6993 domain-containing protein, encoding MLRGSSVSGRLRGRIVAAIAVSAALTGLLAACTGADAGADAAATGAVRGSPASSGAAAGPPELVPGGTASDNLPLFAAVTAEVWESEARAEGRAYIDALVAAGFDKQRMQVTADRTTVGNPVESLQFSLAWSDAECLIGQVGPSTGEPVTEVMPQLAGGRCLIGQTRPIDW
- a CDS encoding FAD-binding dehydrogenase, which encodes MASRTHDTDVLVIGWGLSGLVAAAEALHAGRRVTIIDQEPRVNLGGQAWWSFGGLFLVDSPEQRRMGIRDSLELATQDWFGNAGFDRPEDAWPRRWAEAYLDFAAGEKRSWLRELGVGLFPVVGWAERGGGGAIGPGNSVPRFHIVWGTGPGIVAPFAATVQDGEAQGRVTILPRHRVTELIAGSGAVTGARGEVLAASDSARGAVSSRERVGEFEIRAGATIIASGGIGGNHDLVRAAWPKRLGTPPGHMLSGVPAYVDGSMHAVSASAGAGLINGDRMWHYVEGITGWDPVWPAHGIRILPGPSSLWLDATGRRLPVPLYPGFDTLGTLSHLRATGHDHSWFVTSLKIVEKEFALSGSEQNPDLTDRDLKLLVRSRLAKGPTGPVQAFLDEGEDFVVEDDLETLLAGMRRMPGGELLDPQRVRDEVVARDREVGNEFTKDAQLAMLRSMRAYRGDRLIRTASPHRLQDPAAGPMIAVKLHVLTRKSLGGIHTDLDARVLDAAGDVIPGLYAAGEASGFGGGGVHGYRALEGTFLGGCLFSGRRAGRAAAR
- a CDS encoding ABC transporter ATP-binding protein; its protein translation is MSSALELTDVVVRREGRNIVDHVTWQVTEEQRWVVLGPNGAGKTTLLQMADTLMHPTSGTVTVLGEQLGRTDVFEIRPRIGFASSAMARRIPRDETVLNTVMTAAYSVLGRWNEDYEGIDERRARRVLADWKLEHLAERLFGTLSDGEQKRVQIARAVMTDPELLLLDEPTASLDLGSREELLHLLSGYAASPSTPAMVMVTHHVEEIPVGFTHVLLLREGRAVAQGPIAETLTAEALTEAFGMPIVLTADGGRYAARAAGA